One Elaeis guineensis isolate ETL-2024a chromosome 10, EG11, whole genome shotgun sequence genomic window carries:
- the LOC105052723 gene encoding protein phosphatase 2C 70: MRPFQSALLGPSLSGPGEGEPMVMGMAIGMAASLAGLALLLMLLLLLLLFVLACRPWRFFLSSSSSVSRTAIAAVKPDDLDRPLFAENLDQPSEQSYDLVRSYGQESLIQIDGNTSSPRAHGRVSKKRVQPTDSYGSQGDSLILDVVTESSDDLQFGQTLKRTVVPNWPVENIKDVRRESSYNVEFISDNERNLASAFKDISFIQSSLTLEVIAGPSTGLSCSRQSANISMLPLTLGRVSPSDLLLKDSEVSGKHARINWNINKLKWELVDMGSLNGTYLNSQVVHHPDFNSRHWSEPVELEDGDIITLGTSSRLSVQISRHVECGIPVGVGIASDPMARRQGGKRLPMEDMCICQWPLPNVEQFGLFGIFDGHGGVGAAKSASKMLPENVAKILFHPERRERVLSCCDASDVLRDAFALTEAAMHHQYEGCTATILLIWLDHKKEFFAQCANVGDSACIMNVDGKQIAMTEDHRVTSQSERTRLIKAGKPLKDGEGRLCGLNISRMLGDKFLKEQDMRFSAEPFVSQVVQITKTCMAFGLMASDGLWDVISTKRAVQLVLQMKERYNASDENSANRIANDVLNEARTLRTKDNTSVIFLDFDTLRTDSCRIDL, encoded by the exons ATGCGACCATTTCAAAGCGCTCTTCTCGGCCCCTCTCTCTCGGGGCCTGGAGAAGGAGAGCCGATGGTGATGGGGATGGCGATAGGGATGGCAGCGAGCCTCGCGGGCCTCGCCCTCCTCctcatgctcctcctcctcctcctcctcttcgtcTTGGCCTGCCGCCCGTGgcgcttcttcctctcctcctcctcctccgtctcCCGCACCGCCATCGCTGCCGTCAAG CCTGATGATCTTGACAGACCTCTTTTCGCTGAGAATTTGGATCAACCATCAGAACAAAGCTATGATTTGGTTAGAAGCTACGGTCAGGAGTCGCTCATTCAAATTGATGGAAATACCAGTTCTCCGAGAGCACATGGACGTGTCAGTAAGAAAAGGGTTCAGCCAACTGATTCTTATGGCAGTCAAG GAGATAGCCTGATTCTTGATGTGGTCACTGAAAGTTCTGACGATTTGCAATTTGGCCAAACACTTAAGCGTACGGTGGTGCCAAATTGGCCTGTTGAGAACATAAAAGATGTTAGGAGGGAATCCAGCTATAATGTGGAATTCATTAGTGACAATGAGAGAAATCTGGCTTCTGCATTCAAGGATATTTCATTTATAC AAAGCAGTCTGACTCTGGAAGTGATTGCTGGTCCTTCTACCGGGCTAAGCTGTTCTCGACAGTCAGCAAACATTTCTATGCTTCCACTGACCCTTGGAAGGGTTTCCCCAAGCGATTTATTACTGAAGGACTCTGAGGTTTCGGGGAAGCATGCACGTATAAATTGGAACATAAAT AAATTAAAATGGGAGCTGGTGGATATGGGTAGCTTGAATGGAACATACCTGAACTCTCAGGTAGTCCACCATCCAGATTTTAACTCTAGACATTGGAGTGAACCTGTTGAGCTGGAAGATGGGGATATTATCACTCTTGGCACTTCTTCGAGATTATCT GTTCAAATTTCTCGGCATGTTGAATGTGGTATACCTGTTGGAGTTGGTATAGCATCTGATCCAATGGCCAGGCGCCAAGGGGGAAAGAGGCTTCCAATGGAAGACATGTGCATCTGCCAGTGGCCGCTTCCCAATGTTGAACAG TTTGGACTCTTTGGCATTTTTGATGGGCATGGTGGAGTTGGAGCAGCCAAATCTGCAAGCAA AATGCTGCCTGAGAAtgttgctaaaattttattcCATCCTGAAAGGAGAGAAAGGGTTCTTTCCTGTTGTGATGCTTCAGATGTTCTTAGAGATGCTTTTGCTCTAACAGAAGCTGCTATGCATCATCAGTATGAG GGTTGTACTGCAACAATTCTTTTGATTTGGCTTGATCACAAGAAAGAATTTTTTGCACAATGTGCAAACGTCGGCGATTCAGCTTGTATCATGAA TGTTGATGGCAAGCAGATTGCTATGACAGAAGATCACAGAGTAACTAGTCAGTCTGAAAGAACTCGCTTGATTAAAGCAGGAAAACCATTGAAAGATGGTGAAGGACGCCTTTGTG GATTAAACATTAGTCGAATGCTTGGAGACAAGTTCCTGAAGGAGCAAGACATGCGCTTTAGCGCAGAGCCTTTTGTCAGCCAAGTTGTGCAGATCACCAAAACATGCATGGCTTTTGGTTTGATGGCAAG TGATGGACTATGGGATGTTATTAGCACAAAAAGGGCAGTGCAGCTTGTCCTTCAG ATGAAGGAGAGATACAATGCTAGCGATGAGAATTCAGCTAATAGGATAGCAAATGATGTATTAAATGAAGCGAGAACTTTGCGAACAAAGGATAACACATCTGTAATTTTCTTGGACTTTGATACCCTGAGAACAGATTCTTGTAGAATTGATTTGTAA